The following coding sequences lie in one Alphaproteobacteria bacterium genomic window:
- a CDS encoding FMN-binding glutamate synthase family protein, protein MRLWLFGLVVVLTIACAVLAVALHPGFLWPLILLAPLTLLGIWDLVQRRHALLRNYPLLAHVRWLFEDLRPYLRQYIVESDLEGRPIHRDARSLIYERAKDAPGVQPFGTELDAYSAEYEWITHSIAPLPKAKEPFRVSVGGPQCGRPYSASVLNVSAMSFGSLGARAVEAMNLGAKMGGFYQDTGEGGISPYHRRHGGDLVWELGSGYFGCRTADGGFDPDKFAERAADDRVKMVEIKLSQGAKPGHGGVLPGPKVTPEIAATRDVPVWTECVSPAGHSAFSTPLELLDFAARLRELAGGKPVGIKLCIGHPWEFLSVCKAMVKSGTLLDFVVVDGAEGGTGAAPQELSDHVGAPLREGLIFVHNALVGSGLREHVRVAASGKIVNGFGMAANLALGADWCNAARAFMFATGCVMSLRCHTGGCPTGVTTHDAALQRAIVVPEKAKRVADYHRHTVSALAELVAAARLDSPAALEPKHIYHRVSPVEVKTMDQIYEFLQPGQLLHEPGATSFAAHWQAATAESFSPAA, encoded by the coding sequence ATGCGCCTGTGGCTGTTCGGCCTGGTCGTAGTGCTGACCATTGCCTGCGCGGTGCTGGCCGTGGCGCTGCATCCCGGCTTCCTGTGGCCGCTGATCCTGCTGGCCCCGCTGACCCTGCTCGGCATCTGGGACCTGGTCCAGCGCCGCCACGCGCTGTTGCGCAACTATCCCCTGCTGGCCCATGTGCGCTGGCTGTTCGAGGATCTGCGCCCCTATCTGCGGCAGTACATCGTCGAGAGCGACCTGGAGGGGCGGCCGATCCACCGCGATGCCCGCTCGCTGATCTACGAACGGGCCAAGGACGCGCCGGGCGTCCAGCCGTTCGGGACCGAGCTCGACGCCTATTCCGCCGAGTACGAGTGGATCACCCATTCGATCGCGCCGCTGCCGAAGGCGAAGGAGCCGTTCCGCGTCAGCGTCGGCGGGCCGCAGTGCGGCCGCCCCTATTCCGCTTCGGTGCTGAACGTGTCGGCGATGAGCTTCGGCTCGCTCGGTGCGCGGGCGGTGGAGGCGATGAACCTGGGCGCGAAGATGGGCGGTTTCTACCAGGACACCGGCGAGGGCGGCATCTCGCCCTATCACCGCAGGCACGGCGGCGACCTGGTCTGGGAGCTGGGCTCCGGCTATTTCGGCTGCCGCACCGCCGACGGCGGCTTCGACCCGGACAAGTTCGCCGAGCGCGCCGCCGACGACCGGGTCAAGATGGTCGAGATCAAGCTAAGCCAGGGAGCGAAGCCGGGTCATGGCGGCGTGCTGCCTGGCCCGAAGGTGACGCCGGAGATCGCGGCCACCCGCGACGTGCCGGTGTGGACCGAATGCGTCTCGCCGGCCGGGCACAGCGCCTTCTCGACGCCGCTGGAGCTGCTCGACTTCGCGGCGCGGCTGCGCGAGCTGGCCGGCGGCAAGCCGGTCGGCATCAAGCTGTGCATCGGCCATCCCTGGGAGTTCCTGTCGGTGTGCAAGGCGATGGTGAAGTCGGGCACGCTGCTGGATTTCGTCGTCGTCGACGGCGCCGAGGGCGGCACCGGCGCGGCGCCGCAGGAGCTGTCGGACCATGTCGGCGCGCCGCTGCGCGAGGGGCTGATCTTCGTGCACAACGCGCTGGTCGGCAGCGGCCTGCGCGAGCATGTCCGCGTCGCCGCCAGCGGCAAGATCGTCAACGGTTTCGGCATGGCCGCCAACCTGGCCCTTGGCGCCGACTGGTGCAACGCGGCACGGGCCTTCATGTTCGCCACCGGCTGCGTGATGTCGCTGCGCTGCCATACCGGTGGCTGCCCGACCGGCGTGACCACCCACGACGCCGCGCTGCAACGGGCGATCGTGGTGCCGGAGAAGGCCAAGCGCGTCGCCGACTATCACCGCCACACCGTCTCCGCCCTGGCCGAGCTGGTCGCCGCGGCGCGGCTCGACAGCCCGGCCGCGCTGGAGCCGAAGCACATCTACCACCGGGTCAGCCCGGTCGAGGTGAAGACCATGGACCAGATCTACGAGTTCCTGCAGCCCGGCCAGTTGCTGCACGAGCCCGGCGCGACCTCGTTCGCCGCGCACTGGCAGGCCGCGACGGCGGAAAGCTTCAGCCCGGCGGCCTGA
- a CDS encoding pilus assembly protein TadG-related protein, which produces MTKQNIPADPRAARRSGLRCALSACCTPLRRFLRDQRGAVAATLAVWILPLAAATGVAVDSGRALLVKHRLTDALDAATLAAGRSFDEDEQDEFIEAYVRANFPNDYLGADTVDYTLTREDEGTRLIAEACVNMNTTLMAVVGQDEMTVCARSVVQRETRGLELVLVMDNTWSMNSGGKMQAMKDAANELIDSLYGDDETLDDLYVAVVPYVAAVNVGSSHTGWLSNYNASLYSTQGWRGCVEERDGANGLTDAPPSTQKFPQYYWQSGQSWYNFNNWPPIGGSNDNGPNKACPAAITPLIQSKTAIHAAINAMAPKLNGTTSHVGLVWGWRVVSPQWRGLWTGSVDVANLPLDYNTDNMEKVIVLLTDGQNYWSGYGSYYNAHGYIWNARLGTTSWTVAMDVMDQRTAQICENIKDTGIILYTILFQENDADTDAMYEACATTGNHYYNSPTNEDLHVAFRKIAGELSNLRIAE; this is translated from the coding sequence ATGACGAAGCAAAACATTCCCGCCGATCCCCGCGCCGCGCGCCGATCCGGGCTGCGATGCGCGCTGAGCGCGTGCTGCACGCCGCTGCGCCGCTTCCTGCGCGACCAGCGCGGCGCGGTCGCCGCCACCCTGGCGGTCTGGATCCTGCCGCTGGCCGCCGCCACCGGCGTCGCGGTCGACAGCGGACGCGCGCTGCTGGTCAAGCACCGGCTGACCGACGCCCTCGACGCCGCCACGCTGGCCGCCGGCCGCTCGTTCGACGAGGACGAGCAGGACGAGTTCATCGAGGCCTATGTCCGCGCCAACTTCCCCAACGACTATCTCGGCGCCGACACCGTCGACTACACCTTGACCCGCGAGGACGAGGGCACGCGCCTGATCGCCGAGGCCTGCGTCAACATGAACACGACGCTGATGGCCGTGGTCGGCCAGGACGAGATGACCGTGTGCGCGCGCAGCGTGGTGCAGCGCGAGACCCGCGGGCTCGAGCTCGTGCTGGTCATGGACAACACCTGGTCGATGAATTCGGGCGGCAAGATGCAGGCGATGAAGGACGCCGCCAACGAGCTGATCGACAGCCTGTACGGCGACGACGAGACGCTGGACGACCTCTATGTCGCGGTGGTGCCCTATGTCGCGGCCGTCAACGTCGGCAGCAGCCACACCGGCTGGCTGTCGAACTACAACGCATCGCTGTACAGCACCCAGGGCTGGCGCGGCTGCGTCGAGGAGCGCGACGGCGCCAACGGGCTGACCGACGCGCCGCCGTCGACCCAGAAGTTCCCCCAATACTACTGGCAGTCCGGCCAGAGCTGGTACAACTTCAACAACTGGCCGCCGATCGGCGGGTCGAACGACAACGGCCCGAACAAGGCCTGCCCGGCCGCGATCACGCCGCTGATCCAGTCGAAGACCGCGATCCACGCGGCGATCAACGCGATGGCGCCGAAGCTGAACGGCACCACCAGCCATGTCGGGCTGGTCTGGGGCTGGCGCGTGGTGTCGCCGCAGTGGCGCGGCCTGTGGACCGGCTCCGTCGACGTGGCCAACCTGCCGCTCGACTACAACACCGACAACATGGAAAAGGTCATCGTCCTGCTGACCGACGGCCAGAACTACTGGTCCGGCTACGGCTCCTACTACAACGCCCACGGCTACATCTGGAACGCGCGCCTCGGCACCACCAGCTGGACAGTGGCGATGGACGTGATGGACCAGCGCACGGCACAGATCTGCGAGAACATCAAGGACACCGGCATCATCCTGTACACCATCCTGTTCCAGGAAAACGACGCGGACACCGATGCGATGTACGAGGCCTGCGCGACCACCGGCAACCACTACTACAACTCGCCGACCAACGAGGATCTGCACGTCGCGTTCCGCAAGATCGCCGGCGAGCTGAGCAACCTGCGCATCGCCGAATAG
- a CDS encoding acetyl-CoA acetyltransferase, with protein MTACIVGWAHSKFGKLADQDAESLIVRAAADAIADAGIGPDDVDAIYLGWYNGGFSAQDFGSSLVLQADDRLRFKPATRVENACATGSAAIHQALNQIEAGRGRIVLVIGVEKMTDTPGDKVGGILMQACYRKEEAELEGGFAGVFARIAQLYFQKYGDQTDALAHIAAKNHRNGCANPLAQLQKDLGVDFCRTVSDKNPMVAPPLKRTDCSLVSDGAAAVVLADMDTALAMDKAVVFRARSQVNDYLPMSRRDMTRFEGCALAWSRALDQAGLALDDLSLVETHDCFTIAELIQYEAMGLVGPGEGHRAALGGWTEKDGKLPVNPSGGLKSKGHPIGATGVSMHVMAAMQVTGRAEAMQVADARLAGVFNMGGAAVANYVSILEALR; from the coding sequence ATGACCGCCTGCATCGTCGGCTGGGCCCATTCCAAGTTCGGCAAGCTGGCCGACCAGGACGCGGAATCGCTGATCGTGCGCGCCGCCGCCGATGCCATCGCCGACGCCGGCATCGGCCCGGACGACGTCGATGCGATCTATCTCGGCTGGTACAACGGCGGCTTCTCGGCACAGGACTTCGGCAGCTCGCTGGTGCTGCAGGCCGACGACCGGCTGCGCTTCAAGCCGGCCACCCGGGTGGAGAACGCCTGTGCCACCGGCAGCGCCGCCATCCACCAGGCGCTGAACCAGATCGAGGCCGGCCGCGGCCGCATCGTGCTGGTGATCGGGGTGGAGAAGATGACCGACACGCCGGGCGACAAGGTCGGCGGCATCCTGATGCAGGCCTGCTATCGCAAGGAGGAGGCCGAGCTCGAGGGTGGCTTTGCCGGCGTGTTCGCGCGCATCGCCCAGCTCTACTTCCAGAAATACGGCGACCAGACCGACGCGCTGGCCCACATCGCCGCCAAGAACCACCGCAACGGCTGCGCCAACCCGCTGGCCCAGCTGCAGAAGGACCTGGGCGTCGACTTCTGCCGCACCGTCTCCGACAAGAACCCGATGGTCGCCCCGCCGCTGAAGCGGACCGACTGCAGCCTGGTCTCCGACGGCGCCGCCGCGGTGGTGCTGGCCGACATGGACACGGCGCTGGCAATGGACAAGGCGGTGGTGTTCCGCGCCCGCAGCCAAGTCAACGACTACCTGCCGATGAGCCGGCGCGACATGACCCGGTTCGAGGGCTGCGCGCTGGCCTGGTCGCGCGCGCTGGACCAGGCCGGGCTGGCGCTTGACGACCTCAGCCTGGTCGAGACCCACGACTGCTTCACCATCGCCGAGCTGATCCAGTACGAGGCGATGGGTCTGGTCGGGCCCGGCGAGGGCCACCGCGCCGCGCTCGGCGGCTGGACCGAGAAGGACGGCAAGCTGCCGGTCAATCCCTCCGGCGGACTGAAGTCGAAGGGCCACCCGATCGGCGCCACCGGCGTGTCGATGCACGTGATGGCGGCGATGCAGGTGACCGGGCGCGCCGAGGCGATGCAGGTGGCCGACGCGCGGCTGGCCGGCGTCTTCAACATGGGCGGCGCCGCCGTCGCCAACTACGTCTCGATCCTGGAGGCGCTGCGCTAG
- the asnB gene encoding asparagine synthase (glutamine-hydrolyzing): protein MCGIAGVMPTSDGHSHDAILARLGDALAHRGPDGRGTYQADRVAMVQTRLAIIDLQTGDQPLHGPNHTTLIANGEIYNYRELRAELGEDRFATRSDCEPPLFLYADGGTGFADRLRGMYALAIHDRPSGRLVLSRDPFGIKPLYYAEHRDHFAFASEPQALVAAGLVERNEEPLARAELLQMQFSTGANTPFAGVKRLLPGETVVVAGGRVLERRRRSVLPVEGPRPIDEAAALASLDRVLMESVDLHQRSDVPYGMFLSGGIDSSALLAVMARLNDRPVRAYTAGFRGADVHDERARARATAKAAGAEHVEVEIGEDDVWRHLPRIAAAMDDPVADYAVIPTYLLAARARQDLKVILCCEGGDELFAGYGRYRSAVRPWFWGGRGMRVKGMFDGLDVLRSQPAGWRDGMDAAETLAASHGALTRLQVAQMIDFTDWLPNDLLTKVDRCLMAHGVEGRVPLLDPAVAQFAFALPDRLKVRGRLGKWLLRHWLEKALPEADAFGRKRGFTVPVAQWLRGQGKRLGPLVAAQAGVAALCRPDAVTRLFDSDDKRHGFAAWTLLFYALWHQRHMVGVEPGDADTFAALDSARADA from the coding sequence ATGTGCGGCATCGCCGGGGTGATGCCGACCAGCGACGGCCATTCCCACGACGCCATCCTGGCCCGGCTGGGCGACGCGCTGGCCCACCGCGGGCCGGACGGTCGCGGCACCTACCAGGCCGACCGGGTGGCGATGGTGCAGACCCGGCTGGCGATCATCGACCTGCAGACCGGCGACCAGCCGCTGCACGGCCCCAACCACACCACGCTGATCGCCAATGGCGAGATCTACAACTACCGCGAGCTGCGCGCCGAGCTGGGCGAGGACCGCTTCGCCACCCGCTCCGACTGCGAGCCGCCGCTGTTCCTCTACGCCGACGGCGGCACCGGCTTCGCCGACCGGCTGCGCGGCATGTACGCGCTGGCCATCCACGACCGGCCCAGCGGCCGGCTGGTGCTGAGCCGCGACCCGTTCGGCATCAAGCCGCTGTACTACGCCGAGCACCGCGACCACTTCGCCTTCGCCTCCGAGCCGCAGGCGCTGGTCGCCGCCGGCCTGGTCGAGCGGAATGAGGAGCCGCTGGCGCGTGCCGAGCTGCTGCAGATGCAGTTCTCCACCGGCGCCAACACGCCGTTCGCCGGCGTCAAGCGGCTGCTGCCCGGCGAGACGGTGGTGGTGGCCGGCGGCCGCGTGCTGGAGCGCAGGCGGCGCAGCGTGCTGCCGGTCGAAGGACCGCGCCCGATCGACGAGGCGGCGGCGCTGGCCAGCCTCGACCGCGTGCTGATGGAAAGCGTCGACCTGCACCAGCGCTCGGACGTGCCCTATGGGATGTTCCTGTCCGGCGGCATCGATTCCAGCGCGCTGCTGGCGGTGATGGCGCGGCTGAACGATCGGCCGGTGCGGGCCTACACCGCCGGCTTCCGCGGCGCCGACGTGCACGACGAGCGCGCACGCGCACGTGCCACCGCCAAGGCGGCCGGGGCCGAGCATGTCGAGGTCGAGATCGGCGAGGACGACGTCTGGCGCCATCTGCCGCGCATCGCCGCGGCGATGGACGACCCGGTGGCGGACTACGCGGTGATCCCGACCTACCTGCTGGCCGCGCGGGCGCGCCAGGACCTGAAGGTGATCCTGTGCTGCGAGGGCGGCGACGAGCTGTTCGCCGGCTACGGCCGCTATCGCAGCGCCGTGCGGCCGTGGTTCTGGGGCGGGCGCGGCATGCGGGTGAAGGGCATGTTCGACGGCCTGGACGTGCTGCGCAGCCAGCCGGCCGGCTGGCGCGACGGCATGGACGCCGCCGAGACGCTGGCGGCCAGCCACGGCGCGCTAACCCGGCTGCAGGTGGCGCAGATGATCGACTTCACCGACTGGCTGCCCAACGACCTGCTGACCAAGGTCGACCGCTGCCTGATGGCCCATGGCGTGGAGGGGCGGGTGCCGCTGCTGGACCCGGCGGTCGCGCAGTTCGCCTTCGCGCTGCCCGACCGGCTGAAGGTGCGCGGCCGGCTCGGCAAGTGGCTGCTGCGGCACTGGCTGGAAAAGGCGCTGCCGGAGGCCGACGCCTTCGGCCGCAAGCGCGGTTTCACCGTGCCGGTGGCGCAATGGCTGCGCGGCCAGGGCAAGCGCCTCGGCCCGCTGGTCGCGGCCCAGGCCGGCGTCGCCGCGCTGTGCCGGCCGGACGCGGTGACCCGGCTGTTCGACAGCGACGACAAGCGCCACGGCTTCGCCGCCTGGACCCTGCTGTTCTACGCCCTCTGGCACCAGCGCCACATGGTCGGCGTCGAGCCCGGCGACGCCGATACCTTCGCCGCGCTGGACTCGGCCCGGGCCGACGCATAG
- a CDS encoding DMT family transporter, whose protein sequence is MAADNAINRTMGVAEWGVLVVLSAIWGGSFFLNAVALMELPPFTVVAARVGIAALALHVLVRALGLALPTDGRSWAMLLIMGAINNALPFSLILLGQTKIASGLAAILNASTPLWTMLIAHAFTRDERLTGNRLAGVAIGFAGVAVMIGPSLLGGLGSELLAELAVVGAALCYGCAGVFGRRFRGRPPLVVATGQVTASSLMLLPLAAAVDRPWLLPMPDVQSWAALAGLGLVCTALAYVLFFRLLASAGATNLALVTLLVPVFAILLGSLVLGEVLALRHAAGIGLIACGLAAIDGRPLAWLRRFRRSR, encoded by the coding sequence GTGGCAGCGGACAATGCGATCAACCGGACGATGGGCGTTGCCGAGTGGGGCGTGCTCGTCGTCCTGTCCGCCATCTGGGGCGGCTCGTTCTTCCTGAACGCGGTGGCGCTGATGGAACTGCCGCCGTTCACCGTGGTGGCGGCGCGGGTCGGCATCGCCGCGCTGGCGCTGCACGTGCTGGTACGGGCGCTCGGCCTGGCCCTGCCGACCGACGGCCGCAGCTGGGCGATGCTGCTGATCATGGGCGCGATCAACAATGCGCTGCCGTTCAGCCTGATCCTGCTCGGCCAGACGAAGATCGCCAGCGGCCTGGCCGCGATCCTCAACGCCAGCACGCCGCTGTGGACCATGCTGATCGCCCACGCCTTCACCCGCGACGAAAGGCTGACCGGCAATCGGCTGGCCGGCGTGGCGATCGGTTTCGCCGGGGTCGCTGTGATGATCGGCCCGTCGCTGCTGGGCGGACTGGGCTCGGAGCTGCTGGCCGAACTGGCGGTGGTCGGCGCGGCGCTGTGCTATGGCTGCGCCGGCGTGTTCGGCCGCCGGTTCCGCGGGCGCCCGCCGCTGGTGGTCGCCACCGGCCAGGTGACCGCGTCGAGCCTGATGCTGCTGCCGCTGGCGGCCGCGGTGGACCGGCCCTGGCTGCTGCCGATGCCGGACGTGCAGTCGTGGGCGGCGCTGGCCGGGCTGGGCCTGGTCTGCACCGCGCTGGCCTATGTGCTGTTCTTCCGGCTGCTGGCATCGGCGGGCGCCACCAACCTGGCGCTGGTCACCCTGCTGGTGCCGGTGTTCGCGATCCTGCTCGGATCGCTGGTGCTGGGCGAGGTGCTGGCCCTGCGCCACGCCGCCGGGATCGGCCTGATCGCCTGCGGGCTCGCCGCGATCGACGGCCGCCCGCTGGCCTGGCTCAGACGCTTCCGCCGAAGCAGGTGA
- a CDS encoding glycosyltransferase family 2 protein, translating into MDSPYRPVTPPAVAAPRLSALVVAHDEEDQLAACLERLAFADELVVVLDRCTDGSEAVARRFTDRIVAGAWPVEGDRRNTGIDACTGDWILEVDADERVTPELAAEIRTAIAGAPYGYFVVPYDNYVGDRLVRYGWGAQIGVSAAIRLFARGAKRWGPQRVHPKLALDGAKMTLNARMIHHVDTGISDMLHRLDRYTTLAARDMRASGEVGTLGRNLRRIFSRFWKCYVARKGYREGRYGILIALMAALYPILSYLKATLEDE; encoded by the coding sequence ATGGATAGCCCCTACCGCCCGGTCACGCCCCCGGCCGTCGCCGCCCCGCGGCTGTCGGCCCTGGTCGTTGCGCACGACGAGGAAGACCAGCTGGCCGCCTGCCTGGAACGGCTCGCCTTCGCCGACGAGCTGGTGGTCGTGCTCGACCGCTGCACCGACGGTTCGGAGGCGGTGGCGCGCCGCTTCACCGACCGCATCGTCGCCGGCGCCTGGCCGGTCGAGGGCGACCGCCGCAACACCGGCATCGATGCCTGCACCGGCGACTGGATCCTGGAGGTCGACGCCGACGAGCGGGTCACGCCGGAACTGGCCGCCGAGATCCGGACCGCGATCGCCGGCGCGCCCTACGGCTATTTCGTCGTGCCCTACGACAACTACGTCGGCGACCGGCTTGTGCGCTACGGCTGGGGCGCGCAGATCGGCGTCAGCGCCGCCATCCGGCTGTTCGCGCGGGGGGCGAAGCGCTGGGGACCGCAGCGGGTCCACCCCAAGCTTGCCCTCGACGGCGCCAAGATGACGCTGAACGCGCGCATGATCCATCATGTCGACACCGGCATCTCCGACATGCTGCACCGGCTCGACCGCTACACCACGCTGGCCGCGCGCGACATGCGTGCCAGCGGCGAGGTCGGGACATTGGGCCGCAACCTGCGCCGGATTTTCTCGCGCTTCTGGAAATGCTATGTCGCCCGCAAGGGCTATCGCGAGGGCCGCTACGGCATCCTGATCGCCCTGATGGCCGCGCTGTATCCGATCCTGAGCTATCTCAAGGCCACGCTGGAGGACGAGTGA
- a CDS encoding glycosyltransferase: protein MIRLFQAIAGAEHGGAEAFFVRLAKALQDAPGPVSVTQHIASRPHAARVAALRAAGIPVTELPFSGWLDFTTRRGLRAEISRFMPHIVLTWMSRASHMCPRASPSSPFLHIARLGGYYDLKYYQHCEALIANTRDIADWILRQGWQPARVHYLPNFVTVEPGAPVARASLDTPAKAPLVLAMGRLHANKAFDILIRAVATMPGVYCWILGEGPERARLEALAAECGAADRVRLPGWRDDVAGYYRAADVFVCPSRHEPLGNVVLEAWAHEKPVLAAASVGPSALLEDEETGLLVPVDDAEAMAVGLTRLIEQPALARRLAAGGHRVYRAAYTPDVVVAQYVELFRRLLDARGIRLGGES from the coding sequence GTGATCCGCCTGTTCCAGGCCATCGCCGGCGCCGAGCACGGCGGCGCCGAGGCGTTCTTCGTCAGGCTGGCCAAGGCATTGCAGGATGCCCCCGGGCCGGTCTCGGTGACCCAGCACATCGCCAGCCGGCCGCATGCCGCCCGCGTCGCCGCCCTGCGCGCGGCCGGCATCCCGGTCACCGAGCTGCCGTTCAGCGGCTGGCTCGACTTCACCACCCGGCGCGGACTGCGCGCGGAGATCTCGCGCTTCATGCCGCATATCGTGCTGACCTGGATGAGCCGGGCAAGCCACATGTGCCCGCGCGCTTCGCCTTCGTCGCCGTTCCTGCACATCGCGCGGCTGGGCGGCTACTACGACCTCAAATACTACCAGCACTGCGAGGCGCTGATCGCCAACACCCGCGACATCGCCGACTGGATCCTGCGCCAGGGCTGGCAGCCGGCGCGGGTGCACTACCTGCCGAACTTCGTGACGGTGGAGCCGGGCGCCCCGGTCGCGCGGGCCAGCCTGGACACTCCGGCGAAGGCGCCGCTGGTGCTGGCGATGGGCCGCCTGCACGCCAACAAGGCGTTCGATATCCTGATCCGTGCGGTCGCGACCATGCCGGGCGTCTATTGCTGGATCCTGGGCGAGGGCCCGGAGCGGGCGCGGCTGGAGGCGCTGGCGGCCGAGTGCGGCGCCGCCGACCGGGTGCGGCTGCCGGGCTGGCGCGACGACGTCGCCGGCTACTACCGCGCCGCCGACGTGTTCGTCTGCCCGTCGCGGCACGAGCCGCTGGGCAACGTGGTGCTGGAGGCCTGGGCGCACGAGAAGCCGGTGCTGGCGGCGGCCAGCGTCGGGCCGAGCGCGCTGCTGGAGGACGAGGAGACCGGCCTGCTGGTCCCGGTCGACGACGCCGAGGCGATGGCGGTCGGGCTGACCCGCCTGATCGAGCAGCCGGCGCTGGCCAGGCGGCTGGCCGCCGGCGGCCACCGGGTCTACCGCGCCGCCTACACGCCCGACGTGGTGGTCGCGCAGTATGTCGAACTGTTCCGCCGCCTGCTCGACGCGCGCGGGATTCGCCTGGGCGGAGAAAGCTGA
- a CDS encoding UDP-2,3-diacylglucosamine diphosphatase: MNAHSPRRQYRTVWISDIHLGSRGCQAELLLDFLAHVEAETWYLVGDIIDGWRLERSWYWPPAHDRAVRSFLRLAELGRRVVLVPGNHDEALRRFDGRFFQGIEVREDAVHRTADGRRLLVLHGDQFDGVVRCHRWLALLGDGAYGAALALNRHFNGLRRRLGFPYRSLSAVLKLKVKEAVQYIGRFEEAVAAAARQRRVDGVVCGHIHHAEIRTIDGVLYCNDGDWVESCTALVEHLDGRLEILGWADLRPDAHCAAPAPRGRSLPRDTVLAGYGISLEEPECAFSSSPMPGFLRSMASSAR; this comes from the coding sequence ATGAACGCGCATTCGCCGCGCAGACAATATCGCACCGTCTGGATCTCCGACATCCATCTCGGCAGCCGCGGCTGCCAGGCCGAGCTGCTGCTCGACTTCCTCGCCCATGTCGAGGCCGAGACCTGGTATCTGGTCGGCGACATCATCGACGGCTGGCGGCTGGAACGCAGCTGGTACTGGCCGCCGGCGCACGACCGCGCGGTCAGGTCGTTCCTGCGGCTGGCCGAGCTGGGCCGGCGCGTGGTGCTGGTGCCCGGCAACCACGACGAGGCGCTGCGCCGGTTTGACGGCCGCTTTTTCCAGGGCATCGAGGTGCGCGAGGACGCGGTGCACCGGACCGCGGACGGCCGCCGGCTGCTGGTGCTGCACGGCGACCAGTTCGACGGCGTGGTGCGCTGCCACCGCTGGCTGGCGCTGCTCGGCGACGGCGCCTATGGCGCCGCGCTGGCGCTCAACCGGCATTTCAACGGCCTGCGCCGCCGGCTCGGCTTTCCCTACCGGTCGCTGTCGGCCGTCCTGAAGCTGAAAGTGAAGGAAGCGGTGCAGTACATCGGCCGCTTCGAGGAAGCGGTGGCGGCCGCGGCGCGGCAGCGGCGGGTCGACGGCGTGGTCTGCGGCCATATCCACCATGCCGAGATCCGCACCATCGACGGGGTGCTCTACTGCAACGACGGCGACTGGGTGGAGAGCTGCACCGCGCTGGTCGAACACTTGGACGGCCGGCTCGAAATCCTGGGCTGGGCCGACCTCAGGCCCGACGCCCATTGCGCCGCGCCGGCGCCGCGCGGCCGCTCGCTGCCGCGCGACACCGTGCTGGCCGGTTATGGCATCTCGCTCGAGGAGCCGGAATGCGCATTCTCATCGTCACCGATGCCTGGCTTCCTCAGGTCAATGGCGTCGTCCGCACGCTGA
- a CDS encoding glycosyltransferase family 1 protein, producing MRILIVTDAWLPQVNGVVRTLSQLDRELAGLGHRVVLVAPDRFATLPCPTYPEIRLALRPRAGVARAFAAFDPEAVHIATEGPLGWAARRHCLDNRLPFTTAFHTRFPDYLHARFGVPRAWSFALLRRFHGAGAGVMAATASLARELAGRGFGNVRPWTRGVDTALFRPLADDEVPPLALPRPVFLFVGRLAVEKNLEAFLGADLPGTKLVVGDGPQRAALAARFPEAVFAGAQHGEALARHYRMADVFVFPSRTDTFGLVMLEALASGVPVAAYPVPGPLDVIGDSGAGALGDDLAAAAMAALSIPRAACRAHAARFNWRACARLFVANLAPFGGTSARAA from the coding sequence ATGCGCATTCTCATCGTCACCGATGCCTGGCTTCCTCAGGTCAATGGCGTCGTCCGCACGCTGAGCCAGCTCGACCGCGAGCTGGCCGGCCTCGGCCACCGTGTCGTGCTGGTCGCACCCGACCGCTTCGCCACGCTGCCGTGCCCGACCTATCCGGAGATCCGGCTGGCGCTGCGGCCGCGCGCCGGCGTGGCGCGGGCCTTTGCCGCATTCGATCCCGAGGCGGTGCACATCGCCACCGAGGGACCGCTCGGCTGGGCCGCGCGGCGCCATTGCCTCGACAACCGGCTGCCGTTCACCACGGCATTCCATACCCGCTTCCCGGACTACCTGCATGCCCGCTTCGGCGTGCCGCGCGCCTGGTCGTTCGCGCTGCTGCGGCGCTTCCATGGCGCGGGCGCCGGCGTGATGGCGGCGACCGCCTCGCTGGCGCGCGAGCTGGCGGGGCGCGGTTTCGGCAACGTCCGGCCGTGGACGCGGGGGGTCGACACGGCGCTGTTCCGACCTCTGGCAGACGACGAGGTTCCGCCGCTGGCGCTGCCGCGCCCGGTGTTCCTGTTCGTCGGCCGGCTGGCGGTGGAGAAGAACCTGGAGGCGTTTCTCGGCGCCGATCTGCCCGGCACCAAGCTGGTGGTGGGCGACGGGCCGCAGCGTGCCGCGCTGGCCGCACGTTTCCCGGAGGCCGTGTTCGCCGGCGCCCAGCACGGCGAGGCGCTGGCGCGGCACTACCGGATGGCCGACGTGTTCGTCTTTCCCAGCCGCACCGACACCTTCGGCCTGGTGATGCTGGAGGCGCTGGCCAGCGGGGTTCCGGTGGCGGCCTACCCGGTGCCGGGCCCGCTCGACGTCATCGGCGACAGCGGTGCCGGCGCGCTCGGCGACGATCTCGCCGCGGCGGCCATGGCGGCGCTGTCGATTCCGCGCGCGGCCTGCCGGGCGCATGCGGCACGGTTCAACTGGCGCGCGTGCGCCCGGCTGTTCGTCGCCAACCTGGCCCCGTTCGGCGGAACAAGCGCGCGGGCGGCGTGA